The DNA region GCTCCTCTCTCGCAGTGGAAAGTGCGCCGCACGCTGGCGTTCTCCATCCACGAACTGGCGGTCATCCTGGGGGACCAGCTGACTGCGGCAGATCTGGTTCCCATCTTCAACGGCTTCCTCAAAGACCTGGAGGAGGTCCGCATCGGCGTCCTCAAGCACCTCTACGACTTCCTCAAGGTACAAATGTAACTTGTATTTGTCCCATTATAAATGCAATAAAGGACAAGTTGTTTTATTCTCCCACACAAACATTATtctagattattattttttaaaaagatatacCATTTTCTTGTtctagattattattttttaaaaagatataccattttcttgttttcctcACGCAACTCCGTTCAAGATATGGTAAAACCGACGTTGGAAATGTTTCCATCCTCGATAGTGGTCGGCAACCTTTTTGGCTAAGAGAGCCGTGAAACGAGCATAATTTAAAATGCATCTCAGTGAGAGCCCAAGAATCTTTTAACACTGAATACAATGTATAATGTAAAAGTGTATAGTACATTTATAATCAAAATCAACAATTTTGGGAACTATATCTCAATGTGTTCGTTTTAATAACATTATGCTGAAGCTAATTAGTAATCAAAGTATTTCTTCCCATTAGTGTGGCAGATGCTTAGTTTTGCGGATGGTTTTGTAGTCTGGTTGATGCGTTTGAGGTCACGCTTCAAGCAGGCGGTTGGTTggtcttgatgttttttttgaaatgtgcatgctttgtcattgtttttattttgccttgccTTGCAAATTGTCTCTGTTCAGTGTTGGGTATAATAGCGCCAACTGCTGCAGTGGCCCGCGTGCGAACACACGCGTTGATGTTCTTCATCTTGCGTTTGCAGTTGCTCCATGCGGACAAGAGGAGGGAATACTTGTACCAGCTGGAGGACTTCATGGGGCCCGAAAACGGGCGCAACTGGAGGTTCCGATACGAGCTGGCAGAGTGAGTGCGACTCACATTTTCAGTCCTTCTGTGATGGTTTTGGGAGAATTAACCCCCTTCCTTCTTTCCCTGCTTGCTGCGGTTCCCCCTTCTAGGCAGCTGATCCTGATCATCGAGTTGTACAGCCACTACGACGTGTACGACTACCTCAGGCAGATCGCGCTCACGCTCTGCTCCGACAAGGTCTCTGAAGTCAGGTGGATCTCCTACAAGCTGGTACGTCACttattagggatgtcccgagcCAACTTTTACACTTCCGATCGGATACCAATATTGGAGCCTTGGGTTTTGGCCGACAACGATATCAGTCCGATCCGATTTCAGCGATAATCGTACGTAACTCCATTTTGTCAGGTTGTGGAGATCCTCCAGAAGTTGTACTCAAGTGGTGCCGATGATTTAGGCGTGAACTTCATCAACGAGCTCACCGTCAGGTTCTGCCATTGTCCCAAGTGGGTGGGGCGGCAAGCCTTCGCCTTCATCTGCCAGGTGAGTGGAAGAGCGTCAAAGCTGGCTGTGGTTTAGTCCTTCCGGACACACCTCATCACCCGCTTGTGTTTTGTTACGTGGTCCAGGCGGTGGTGGAGGAGGACTGCATGCCCATGGAGCAGTTCAGCCAGCACCTCCTGCCCAGCCTGCTCAGCCTCTCGTCAGACCCGGTGGCCAACGTGCGAGTGCTGGTTGCTAAGGCCCTGCGACAAAGCATCATGGAGAAAGGTGTGACACTAAATGGGAACGCCATATCCAATGGGAGCattttctttgtattgtatgttttttttttgtttataatcAGCAGCCTACTTTCTAAATCACATAGGCAGATTTAACCACTAAatcaatacaatttttaaaattgctcaaatattttcatgattaaaatacaaatttagtcatttattttttcatggagGATGATTAGGAGGTTGCATATGAATGGATTGTGCCATTTTtattctgggggggggggggggtgtagtaTATCACTGTATGAAATGAAATCAAGTCACTCATGTAACAGCAACatatttaaaacacaagccagtTGGCTAGCTAACATAGCAGTCTATAGTCTTCCAAATCATTGCCCGGAggtcttgtaggctgaaatgtggcCATTTTTAGGCAGACGCAGACAACATAGCTGTTCTCTTTTTGTTGTCTGTAGGTAAACATCAGTTGAATATGATGTGTTGTGCCTCTTCTGCCATGTCCTCCTTTTCGGAGCTCGGTGTTAATGCTAAGCTAACTAGCTGTCAGTCACCCTCTTCTTGGTCGTCGTGTGTTCAGCCTACTTCAAGGAGGCGGGCTGCGTCTCCTCGGACGAGCTGGAAGAAACCGTCATGGCGCTGCAGTCGGACAAGGACCGGGACGTGCGCTTCTTCGCCAGGTTTGACCCCAGCAAAGGCCAGACCGTGGACACTGCGCCCCTCATCTAGCCTCCGGACCACCCACCCACCTCTCTCTTTACCAGCACAACCGATCCGGACCCCCACAACTCACCCAACCTCACCTCACGACTGCTAACAGAAAAGCACGAACCCACGTCGTTCGTTCTGTGGCGGACACGCCACACAAAAGCAGTTTTCAGGAAATGAGCAGGactcaattttgttttgtttttctgcacaCTAACAAGCTTGACTCTCCAAAGCTAACTGAGCTTCGTTAGCtcagttaactttttttttttttttttttttttttactttttggctTCTTTTTGAGCATCTTAAAGGAGCAGCTGGCGTCTGCCTTGACTTTTGACGCTCGCACTAACTCAGGGGGACTCGAGCTACTCGCCGCCATTTCGGACCCAAACacctcctcatcttcctcctcatcagtttaccaaaacaacataaaaatgtgACACCGACGACGACAAAATACCTCCTGGACGTGGTTGGCCTCCATTTGGtgagctaaaataaaaaatacaaaatctcaTAAGGGCTGGGGCACATTGTACCCCACAAACTCCCCTTCTTTGTGTGTATAGTCTCTCCGGTGAACTGTCAGTGGATCTGATTGAGCGCTTGTGCAGTAAGTAGCATACAAGACTGGAAGGTATAAACGCATCATGACCTTCCCCTTCCCCTCCCCCTCCCATGGCGGAATGATCAACTTTTGAGGCTTCCACCTCCATTTTGTGTACAGTTTTAAAACCTGTGGATAACGTATGACGTGATGGAACCAAGGCCAGTGTAGTGAGGGTTTGATATTGCGGTGCACTTGTTGGTCCTTGTCacttgtaaatgtgtttttctttttgttttgtttttttaaatgattacatacatacattgacTTGAGAGCtgattgtgtgcgcgtgtgtcgcAGTTATGGCGGCATCGACTCATCTCGTCTGTCTACGTTTTGTGTccatctcatttttttttttttaagtagtagAACagttaatatatactgtacattttattggaaattatttttcttctcaattATGCACCGTTGTTCAAAGATTTTATATCCTAACTTTACAAGATTTACAGACCTTTGTAATATTCAATGGTttcttttaaaaagacattttatgtaatgttatttttagtactCTGTAATTAAAATGATGAAATTTACGCTTTGGGTCTTTTTCGTCCTTGTTTTCACAAAACCTGATaacaaaagatgtttttttttaaatgacaaaaaaggatTAGTACATCTTTTAATAAGACAATGCAATAAAAGCCATTGGTGAATATAAAAAATTAGGGATAAGGGGGTTTTCTttgaccttaaaaaaaaaagggagaattCAGTTTACTAGCGTGTTAAgaccaaatgtttttgttttttttaccttaaccTACAGCTAGTTGTACATCactaaaatgccatttttgtaatgaaaaaaaaatgctttatttttcattgggaaaatgaatgaatgaattcaaaaGTGTTTAAGgtcattttaaatttcatttcaaCTCTTTATATAATCAAGGGAAATTTCACTGTCagcattgttttcatttttaaatcaagcaaatatattttctgACCTTTTATTCCCTACAGACCGTTGaaaatgatggaaaaatgttTACTTTAGTAGTTTTAATTGGAAAACAATGTAAACGAATCACTGTattcattaagaaaaaaacaagggaAAATCTTCCATATGCTTGttaattcaaaattaaaagGTTTACACTTATTGTAATTTGAACTACTGATTTCCcataagaaaacaaatcaaagaggGCAAATATAAATGCATGTATTTTAGTGTTTGTTTTCCTGGTCACTTTCCTgtggaacaataaaaaaaaaaaaaacaagtacctAAATTACCTAAATTTACAAGAGACCCACCCaacttatgatttatttatttatttttttaaagatacaaGCCATTGCTCagggtattttatttttgttctttcccCGTCTTGATTTGCGAGCAAAAGTGTGGCTGCAAActtaacaagcagcagttttgaGGCTagtgtacaattatttttaaaaagatgcttCAGACATTTTATTGCTCCGCCCAGTTCAAGTTTttggtcaaactaaacataaaacaaaggcaATTTACACATtctgtatttaaccaaaccagaTAACATAGCCTTACAGAAGTATGCTTGTGTgttgctaacacacaatgaaaaatGCAATAGACAGGCTATCTAAACTTGCATCGATTTAGTGGTAGTTAAGCAATAGATATTTGAataaacggtgcagcaacacacagagacagacaatGTAAGAAGTCTCACCGGCCCataactaatattactgcagcttacaaAGTTAATAGTTATGACAGTTTTCGTTGTGTATTTCTTTGTCTGTATTATATTAAGACAAATGTGGCACTTTCGTTTATTTCAataaggaaagatgatttgagactcCAACGTTTGCTTGTCACTTCCGCTTAAAAAGCAGCAACTTCCTTCCCCAGGCGGTGCTGCCAAAGCTGTGGACCATGTCCATGTGGCAGTGTCTCTCCAGGTGCTTCCTGGCGTGCGCGCCCATGTCGCCGCGCACTCGAAGGCCTTTGAAGTGGTCAAAATCCGAGCGGCCCAGCTTCCTGAGCCTGCGGGCCGCCGAGCGGTAACACTTCCACGGCTGCGCCTCCAGCAGCAGGTGCCGGCTGAGCTCGGCCAGGCGGGAGAGCAACCGGAGCAGGCCGGCGTCACCGTGGTTCAGGTGGACCCACATGGTGACGGCCAGGCACAGGGTCAGGTGGAAGTGCGAGCTCCCGCGTAGGGCGAGGTGCTCCCGGAGCGGCGCGCAATCGCCGGTGATGTCCAGCGGGGCGAACGTGACGCTGCCCGCGAGGGGGTTGCTGTCCCGGGCTCGCCGGATGAGGCCCTCGTCCAGGTCCAAACCCAGGAGGTGAACCTTGCTTCCGTCTGGCGTCTCCACCAGATGCTTGTAGAGGGCGACACTGAGTTCCTGACATtcaggggggaaacaaaaacaagcattttaCCAGCAGGCCTTGTTCGATTTAAATACTCGtcagaaaaaataataacttaTCCAAACGTGTTTGTTCGTGGGTAGTTATTATCGCTATAATCAACGTCCAAGAGTCCATTTCACAGGGTAAAacgttattttactttttttaatttattttttttaaaaacactttatttacGTACTTCTGATTATCAGCAGTTTGAATTTGCGTATTGGCTAAATATTGAGTTACACTtcttaaatttacatttcataaatattccagatttacacatttaacattgaaatatatactatttaacatttatatttaatatgttGATGTAACGATTTAAGTTGACAAAtgcaataaatgtaaatgtgcagaaaagtgaaaaaaaaaacttttgaggCGAGCTGTGACAATGTTGCTTCTATTGTCAGCGTGAGCCGCTTTAAAACCCGCTTCCCATAatatgctattattattattattattatgattcaaTATAAAGGTTGCACAAACCCCCGAGTTACAGCCGACGTCCAGCAGCAGTGTCGTCTGACGGTTGTCGTTGTAGCCTAAATCCCGAAGGAGCGTGCTGGGAATCAGACCCAATCGGTTCTCCGGTGGGTTGAAAGTGTAATAATTGATAAAGTTTCCATAAGGAGCCGCGCCGGGGTCGTTTGTTGTGTCCTCATCCGCTTCAGCGTCGTTCTCACATgttgccatttttttattttttatttttttaaatgtgtggtGCAACGCTGAAATGCTCCCGGgttaatacaaacaaaatgtgaGCCTCTCCTTTTCCGTACCCAACGAATAGATGACGTGTTACTACATTGTAATTGGACTTTTAATGGAATGGAAAACACCAGGAAAATATACATAGTAATTATACTGATCATGTCTATTCAATGACTTCGTCGGATGACAATTTATTGACCTATCATCTTTCACgtgatatttacaaaaatatatggaATTTGTAAATCCGTACGAGGGCGTGGAAAAAAAGCACTCTTATTTTTGTgagaaattttaaaatattaatatctAATCTGTCAGTAGCTGTGACATGTGGGTTTCTACAGTACATCGTAAATTACGTTAGATGGCGCTCTCTGATTTTTCTAGAGAGCAAATGAAGCGTAGAAGAAATGGGCTAACTCCTCGGCTTCCGTAACTCACGAATTCGTATGTTAAAAATCGTTTAACCGCACTGACATTGAGCGCCGCAAACGCACCATTTCCGTAATTTTGAAGAAAAGGCAGGTAAGGAAATCAAGTGCAAGTAAATTCAAGCGATGTCTGACTATTCGGTGTCTTGTTTGACATCTTAAATTAGTTGTAAATGGAGCAGAGGAACGTGACGCTTGTACCCTGACACATTGGTTAGCTCGCTAATAAATGACAATTATTAGGATTTCATTTAGTCAAGCTCCGTGGCACCGATGTTCATATAAAGCAATCGAGTGCAAAACGGTATTGTCgggtttgttttgaaaaaaatcaatttaaaaaatccagcgatttaaacatttattaaagtATTTTATTGAACACAGAACTGCTTGAGCAGTTGAAATGAAAcgtaaaacaacaaatttacaatatatatatatttttattattattttattagtcTTTTATTGAACACAGACCTGCTTGAGCAGTTGAAATGAAACGTGAAACAACAAATttacaatacatacatatatatatatgttttattttatttttttattattattatttttgagcCAATCCTGTTATTGACGCAAAAACTCGCCTTTTTGCTGTTTTGGGCTCAGGCGAATTATAGTATTGCTTCAGCGCCTGTTTAAGTGAGTTGAGGACTTTGATTGAGACAAAAGGCAATCCTTTGCAAACTTTCCATTGGCATCAATCAGCACTCACAAACCCTTTTGGGGGCGTCAATTACCTGGCAGATTTTCGCCATTCACTGCAGGGTTTGATTCCCCATGAATAGCGGGGGGGGGTCACAGTAATATTTGAGTAGTCTTGATCAAATTCTGCAGTACGTTGCAAGTTTTGAAGCTAATTTTTGGGTTCATTTTGGTGGTGGTTTCTGACCTGAAAATCGCATGTTTTCTTTCCTGTCTTTTAAAAACAAGGCCATCGCCATGGTTACCGGAAAGCGTTTGGCCGACATGGGGTACCGGGCCTTCTCGGCCTCCATGATGTTGCTGACCCTATACGGGGGCTACCTGTGCACCATGCGAGGCTACCGCTACATGCGGAGGCAAAAGGAGCTCAAAATGGCCGCCGAAAACCAGGATCCGGAGATGATGAAAGACTAAAACGGACTGCACCGACTCGGAAACACCTCTTTGCCCCGCCCCCAATAGGACATTTGTGATTGAATGATGTTGATCACATTAGTTCTCGTGTGAGAAGACTTTTGGTCTTTACAGCAGTGATTCGCAACGTCTGTGCTGTGAGAAACTATCCGCTtttacttaattggtctgaaaattcaTCATTTACTAttaataatgcatctttgtttatctcgatatgccagcgacatataatGACGGGCACGAGAATGAAATGTACTTCCAATCGATGGCAATTGTCCACCTGGTGTCATTCATACAAAAGAATACTGTGacaagctttgtgttcaactaaacagccCCGCATTTCACGCCGAGTACATTTGGGAGTAAACCGAgatgagattattattatttcagtatatacgATACAGAGCCCCGAACatgcctttttatttatctgTATTGTGGCTACAAACTACTAATTTGTAGTCACCAAATACTTTGGTTGTGTTGTGCCACATTATCTGAGACAAAACAGTTGCCCAACACCAGTCACGACTTTTCTGACTCAAGACCAAGATCATAAAAATCAATTATAAAACGCGTTATCTCTTACCATTAATATTTATCTCAGCAAGACCAAATTAGATTTGCTGGTCTTACTTACCGTTAACATTAGCttcctgtttgttttcttttgagatGCCAAATAAAGTTTGACATTGTTTCCGCCATTTCAGTGAGTTGAATACCGCATAATTTGCATACCACAGTTTTCTTTCGCATCTTGTTCTACATAACAAGTCTTTGTGGCTGAGGAAGACAAATGTTATTTCCGTTGAGTTAGTGGACGTCTTGATCCCGGCTCTCCTTGCTCagttttgtacaaccccaattccaatgacgttgggacgttgtgtgttcaacctatatttaattgaatacactacaaagacaaggtatttaatgttcaaactgataaacttcaattacaattctaagttaacgattatttgctaacaatcaagtttatcagtttgcacattaaatatctttcctttgtagtgtattcaattaaatataggttaaacatgatttttcaaattattgtttttatttatgtttaacacaacgtcccaacttcattggaattggggttgtacttacgCGCACGTTATATCTATATTGTGAAcacaaattagtatttggtggttataaattagcattttaagTACATTGATTTGTGGCCACATGTGATATTACATGTGCATAAAATGCTCATTTGTGGCTACAATATAGATATAacgtatatattatatataatacgaATTTGCGATCACTGTATAGATGCAACATGCTCACGAAATTCGAATCCTTGGCCAcgaattagcattttatgcgcACGTTACATTAATTTGTGGCCACGAGCTAGCTGGACAGCAAATGGTCACGTATAGGTAGAGGCAGGGAGTTCTGAAAAGCCTGACATCAtctcacaaatattttttgtctcaTTGGCTCTATAAAGCCTGGGGAAAAACATTTATAGGCAGTGacaaattcattcatattctaataggaagtttaaaaaaaaaacagtaaaaaagtaGCACACAGTAGTACATTAAAAACAGTGGAGTGGGGCGGTTTGTCCCGTTTGACATCACTTAACGGGTCAAAAATGAACACGTCAGGATGTGATCCAGTGTGAACCATAAATGGAAGTTCATCTGACCGTCAAAATGGAGAAcgtccaaaacacaaaaacaagtctCGGGAGGTCACGTGGGTGTGGCGTGAGGTCTGCTTCTGGCGGCAGCGTAGTGTCCGTTGGTGCCGTTTTCGGCCTTCCGCGCGTGCGTCGTCCTGGTTCGGCGCGACGCCGGCGACTCATCCTCGGAGCTGCTCTCCACGTCACTGCGCACGTCGTTGCACACCTTGAACAGAGGACGGCaacaaattaaagctgaaactGAAACCCAAGTGAATCACCCAAACGCTCACCCAACTTTGACATCATGCTCTGCAGACGTAACAggtagaaataaaataaaaataatattaacttCACCAATTCACTTCCATCTTCAGGGGGACACTTCGTTAACCTTCGTTAACGGGAGTTAATTGTAGTTAATTGTATCGCATACAACTTACAGTCAAGGTGCGCTGAggtttaacaacaacaacaatcacatTAACCAGGTACATATTTGACACTGTTAAGTGAAATAGTCCTTTTTAATGCAAGTTGACAGCTAACTGGAAGCTCCACACGCGTTAAAAAGACGAGGCAACGCCGAAGCGGCCGAAGTCTTTGGTTCGCTGCAGGTGGACAATTTAACTTGGGTTGGGCTTCAATTTCATAAAGATGAGAACAACTCAAATAGACAActgactatttatttatttgatagtAAGCTTCAAGCACGCGTCTTTTTTaagagttcaaaatgttttttgtcgtttcatgcagaaataaaatgtgttttctgtaGCAGTTCACTGATTTAATAAATGCAGCACGCGGTAGTGTGTCATACGTGCATATTACAAATATCTCTTAGctcttggtgtttttttaaaaaaaaaatctttctgtGGGAGCTTTTTGAGTATTTAAGAACGCCGACCCCTGTCGCCCACCTGCTTCCCATTGGGGCAAATCTCCTTGCAGGAGTTCGTCCGCCCTGcaatttgcccaaaatgactgcttcaaaccaaaatggccgacttcctgttcaatgaAAAGGATGTCAGGGGCGGactttttctaactttccacaGGTGCAGCACTAACTGAGGGAGttaatgtcataaaaaaaagatCCAAAACATATTGACACACAAACGCTGAACTACATGAAGACTTACAGCGAGAAAGAAGCGTAAAGTCGTCAAAGgtgtggagagaggacacaaaggaGCAAAGAAAAGCACACAAACAGAAAGAAAGATGGGGTCTGTCAGTCCGCAGGGAGAAGAACCCAACAGCTTCTGCAGAGACGACACAAGATGGCgtggaaataaatacacacgcataaaaaaaagtttaaaaaatgtacgTAACATACAGGGTTCCTACACATTGgagatttcaaaattccatactttttccaAACCCGACTTTCCAGATTCTCGGTACCAATTCAAATCATTTGAGGAAACTGATTCTTGATATTCCGTGATGTCGCCAAATCGCTCCCAGCAATGACAGCGAGGTCAAGTGGCTCAAGCTTGTCGGACACGTCAGCACGTCACGCACAAGTCGACATTTTGCTTTCTTGATCCATTGGGAATCCTTCGCCAGAGGATGAACATTCACCCGTTACCATTCACGTCAACGACCGTCCTGATAATCGGACGCCTCAAAGGGCAACGAGCCGCGTGTGCAATGGTCACAAGCGAAAAGAATTTGTGAAACTAACAATTCATAATTTCACACATTTTGGAGTCAAAACAGGAGGTTTTACTGCAACAATTTCTTTTGGATTGCAACGCCCGAGGGCTTGACGATGAAGAGTCGTTCCAAGATCAAACATTTTCCAAGGGAACGTGAACGCCATCCGGCGTGACGAAGGGAAATAATAACCACAGGTATGAAAAGAAAATCAGTTTTGATTATTACAAtcacaatttgaaacactaaccccgGCCGCTAAGCCGAATTTAAAactctcttgaaaccctaactgttttgaaagcctaatttgaaaccgtaaccctgttttgaaaccctacgtTGAAACCCAAACAGTTTTAAAaccgtaatttgaaaccctaaccgttttaaaaccttaatttaaaatgctaacccggttttgaaaccctactttgaaaccctaaccccgttttaaaaccctaatttgaaactctaaccctgtcttgaaaccctactttaaaatcctaactgttttgaaaccctaaacctgcttcgaaaccctaatttaaaatgcTACCcatgttttgaaatcctaatttaaaaccctgagccggttttgaaaccctacttcaaCACCCtaagcctgttttgaaaccctaattttaaacgctaaccctgttttgaaagcctaatttgaaaccctaaaactgtcttgaaaccctaatttgaaagcttaaccctgtttttaacccTACTTTCGTTTTCCTCCCTCTGTTCATTCCGAATCTTTTGTGTTTCGACGCGACGGTTGTCGCCAGCTCTCAGGCTGGCAACGCCGTACTCTCTGTCCGTCTTCGTTCCTCAGCAGCATCCCAGTCATCAAAGGTGATGTTATTGATCAGCattatcattattgttttaaattcgcTCATTACTGTCCTCAGAGTACTTCACGTTTACTTgccagaaaataaaatacattgtagcgccttcaaaaatacttttttagaTGTTAACAATATTTCGCTTTAGAAAATAGATCTGCCATAACAGTATTGGAAAACGGAATATTTTTCCATACAATcgttttcattttccatacttaTCCAGAGCTGGGCATACTTTCCATACTTGCGTAGGAAccctgaatataaaaaaaaaagacctgatTCAACTCGATAAGGAACAAGCGATCCAAAAACTATTCAAGTACCAGCTGCCTGAACAATCTGCTTAAGTACGTAGTACCAGAGCATTTGTGCTTGGTTACTTCCCCCCACTGTTGAGCACC from Phycodurus eques isolate BA_2022a chromosome 10, UOR_Pequ_1.1, whole genome shotgun sequence includes:
- the LOC133408568 gene encoding cytochrome c oxidase assembly protein COX14 homolog, encoding MVTGKRLADMGYRAFSASMMLLTLYGGYLCTMRGYRYMRRQKELKMAAENQDPEMMKD
- the LOC133408915 gene encoding pre-miRNA 5'-monophosphate methyltransferase, which codes for MATCENDAEADEDTTNDPGAAPYGNFINYYTFNPPENRLGLIPSTLLRDLGYNDNRQTTLLLDVGCNSGELSVALYKHLVETPDGSKVHLLGLDLDEGLIRRARDSNPLAGSVTFAPLDITGDCAPLREHLALRGSSHFHLTLCLAVTMWVHLNHGDAGLLRLLSRLAELSRHLLLEAQPWKCYRSAARRLRKLGRSDFDHFKGLRVRGDMGAHARKHLERHCHMDMVHSFGSTAWGRKLLLFKRK